A region from the Clostridium beijerinckii genome encodes:
- a CDS encoding iron hydrogenase, translating into MNNKYNDLFDELVKSYYEGNFDEALTRIMVCHEKSPQETFAIISSLCGVNIKFDNNYVYNLKKAITEYTINKRLIEKLKDCSASCTKDKNGKFDCQASCPFDAILYNEQEKSTYIDTDRCLSCGLCVDSCKNGLFLDKVEFLPIVDLIKNNKTVIAAVAPAISGQFGDNVTMDKLRAAFMKIGFTDMIEVAFAADILTIKESVEFDKHVHGPNDLMITSCCCPIWIGMLKKVYNELIPDLSPSVSPMIAAARIIKKLNKDAKVVFIGPCIAKKAEAKDRDLIGDVDFVLTFQELYEIFKTLNIDPGKLEGIPSLEYASRGGRLYARSGGVSIAVSETIEELYPDKYKFFKAIKASGVKECKELLGDALKGNIDANFIEGMGCVGGCVGGPKAIIPPEQGKIAAEDFAYASPIKVPVHSNIIDNVLEKLDINSIDDFHDSEKIRIFERKF; encoded by the coding sequence ATGAATAACAAGTATAATGATTTATTTGATGAATTAGTTAAATCCTATTATGAAGGTAATTTTGATGAAGCTCTTACACGTATTATGGTATGTCACGAAAAATCTCCACAAGAAACTTTCGCTATTATTTCATCTTTATGTGGAGTTAATATTAAATTTGACAATAATTATGTATATAATTTGAAAAAAGCAATAACAGAATATACCATTAATAAAAGATTAATTGAAAAACTTAAAGATTGCTCTGCATCATGTACTAAAGATAAAAATGGTAAATTTGATTGCCAAGCGTCTTGTCCCTTTGATGCAATCCTTTATAATGAACAAGAAAAATCTACTTACATAGATACTGATCGTTGTCTTAGTTGTGGACTATGCGTAGATTCTTGTAAAAATGGACTTTTTTTAGATAAAGTTGAGTTTCTTCCTATTGTAGATTTAATAAAGAATAATAAAACAGTTATTGCTGCTGTTGCTCCTGCTATTAGTGGTCAATTTGGTGACAATGTAACTATGGATAAATTGAGAGCAGCGTTTATGAAAATTGGTTTTACTGATATGATAGAAGTTGCATTTGCTGCTGATATATTAACCATAAAAGAATCAGTTGAATTTGATAAACATGTACATGGTCCTAATGACTTAATGATAACTTCATGTTGTTGCCCAATCTGGATTGGAATGTTAAAAAAAGTTTATAATGAGCTTATTCCTGATTTATCACCTTCTGTCTCCCCTATGATTGCTGCTGCACGTATTATAAAAAAACTTAATAAAGATGCAAAAGTAGTTTTTATTGGACCATGTATTGCAAAAAAAGCAGAAGCTAAGGATAGAGATTTAATTGGTGATGTTGATTTTGTACTTACATTTCAAGAACTCTATGAAATATTTAAAACTTTAAATATTGATCCAGGAAAATTAGAAGGTATTCCTTCTCTTGAGTATGCTTCAAGAGGTGGAAGATTATATGCTCGTAGTGGAGGTGTTTCAATTGCTGTTTCTGAAACCATAGAAGAACTTTATCCTGATAAATACAAATTTTTTAAAGCAATTAAAGCCTCTGGTGTTAAAGAATGTAAAGAACTTCTTGGAGATGCTCTAAAAGGTAATATCGATGCAAACTTTATTGAAGGTATGGGTTGTGTTGGTGGATGCGTAGGTGGTCCAAAAGCTATTATACCTCCTGAACAAGGTAAAATAGCTGCTGAGGATTTTGCTTACGCCTCTCCTATTAAAGTACCTGTTCATAGTAACATCATTGATAACGTCTTAGAAAAACTTGATATAAATTCCATAGATGATTTTCATGATAGTGAAAAAATCAGGATTTTTGAACGTAAATTTTAA
- the fba gene encoding fructose-1,6-bisphosphate aldolase, class II, with protein MLTSAKEMLNKAREGKYAVGQFNINNLEWTKAVLLTAQENNSPVILGVSEGAGKYMTGYKTVSAMVSAMIEELKITVPVALHLDHGSYEGAKACIEAGFSSIMFDGSHYPIAENIEKTKELVAITNAKGLSLEAEVGSIGGEEDGVVGKGEVADENECKQIADLGVTMLAAGIGNIHGKYPSNWAGLDFEALAKIEAAVGTSMPLVLHGGTGIPEDMIKKAISLGVAKINVNTECQLVFQEATRKYIEAGKDLEGKGFDPRKLLNPGFEAIKTCVKEKMQLFGSINQA; from the coding sequence ATGTTAACATCAGCTAAAGAAATGTTAAACAAAGCTAGAGAAGGAAAATATGCAGTTGGTCAATTCAACATAAACAACTTAGAATGGACTAAAGCTGTACTTCTAACTGCACAAGAAAATAATTCACCAGTTATCTTAGGTGTATCTGAAGGTGCTGGAAAGTATATGACTGGATACAAGACTGTATCTGCTATGGTTTCAGCTATGATTGAAGAATTAAAAATCACTGTACCAGTTGCATTACACTTAGATCACGGTAGCTATGAAGGAGCTAAAGCTTGTATAGAAGCTGGATTCTCATCAATCATGTTTGATGGATCACACTATCCAATAGCTGAAAATATAGAAAAAACTAAAGAATTAGTTGCTATAACTAATGCTAAAGGACTTTCTTTAGAAGCAGAAGTTGGTTCAATCGGTGGAGAAGAAGATGGAGTTGTAGGAAAAGGTGAAGTTGCTGATGAAAATGAATGTAAGCAAATCGCTGATTTAGGAGTTACTATGTTAGCTGCTGGAATCGGAAACATCCATGGAAAATATCCTTCTAATTGGGCTGGATTAGATTTTGAAGCATTAGCTAAAATCGAAGCAGCAGTTGGAACTTCTATGCCATTAGTATTACATGGTGGTACTGGAATTCCAGAAGATATGATTAAAAAGGCTATATCTTTAGGAGTTGCTAAGATCAACGTTAACACTGAATGTCAATTAGTATTCCAAGAAGCTACTAGAAAATATATCGAAGCTGGAAAAGACTTAGAAGGAAAAGGATTTGACCCAAGAAAATTATTAAATCCTGGATTCGAAGCTATCAAAACTTGTGTTAAGGAAAAAATGCAATTATTTGGTTCAATAAACCAAGCATAA
- a CDS encoding CarD family transcriptional regulator — MFNIGDKIVYPNQGIGVIDIIEEKEFKGEKEKYYTIHLFNNTMKLTLPFSRVEPSNMRLISDSKTLDNSLNNIDQFLDDTGEFSKVNFKERKAINEVKIKSGTLEDYLEVICNLTQLKMEHTLNSSEKQMLNSTKKIVIEEISQSKNLSNDEATSLLDFSMVFEN, encoded by the coding sequence TTGTTTAATATAGGAGATAAAATTGTCTATCCAAATCAAGGTATTGGGGTAATTGACATAATAGAAGAAAAAGAATTTAAAGGTGAAAAAGAAAAGTATTATACTATACATTTATTTAATAATACTATGAAATTAACGCTACCATTTAGTAGAGTGGAACCATCAAATATGAGATTAATAAGTGATTCTAAAACCTTAGATAATAGTTTGAATAATATTGATCAGTTTTTAGATGATACAGGAGAATTTTCTAAAGTGAATTTTAAAGAAAGAAAAGCCATTAATGAAGTAAAAATAAAATCAGGAACTTTAGAGGATTATCTTGAAGTAATATGTAATCTTACTCAACTTAAGATGGAACATACTTTAAATTCAAGTGAAAAACAAATGTTAAATAGTACAAAAAAAATAGTGATAGAAGAAATATCTCAATCAAAAAACTTATCAAATGATGAAGCAACAAGTTTATTGGATTTTTCTATGGTATTTGAAAATTAA
- a CDS encoding cytochrome C551 has product MNDKTLVCRDCGNEFVFTTGEQEFYQEKGFTNEPTRCIDCRRIKKEQNNRR; this is encoded by the coding sequence ATGAACGATAAAACTTTAGTATGCAGAGATTGTGGAAATGAATTTGTTTTCACAACAGGAGAACAAGAATTCTACCAAGAAAAAGGATTCACTAATGAACCTACAAGATGTATAGATTGTAGAAGAATTAAAAAAGAACAAAATAACAGAAGATAA
- a CDS encoding phytoene desaturase: MNKKAIVIGSGLGGLSISARLLSKGFKVKIFEKNLIIGGKTNLLSHDDFKFDLTASLLMFYKDYIEIFDYCNKNYKNYFSLIPLNPLYKVFFNDQSVYKFPNDLSSLSLTLSEITNNDVKQISGYFNFLSYSYEKYNLSNKYFLNKSFIKQINFFNPLTLCKGLELHPLPSAYKCCRKYIYNKKLLHYLMFQTMYIGVSPYESSNIYNAIPAVSQIEGLYHIEGGMYSYIKALEKLILEQDGTIYTSSPVDEILFDNNKAVGVVVNGKKIDCDIVICSSDYSYTIDNLIKDKEIKKFIKPVKDMDYSCSTFILYLALNKKYPTLEVNNIYINKNFKNNINSCFKGELSIDPSLYIYCPSAIDSTVCPSGCETINVIVRVPNLLEGNIIWNVETIKNMSEKLLNILSSIKGVEDIREHILFQDYLTPVVLKDNFNTYGGSAFALSHTLKQTNIFRPQCEIPHIKNLFFTGASIHPGNGVSMVIKSSKICMDNILKVL; this comes from the coding sequence ATGAATAAAAAAGCAATTGTAATAGGTTCTGGACTTGGAGGGCTTTCTATATCTGCGCGTCTCTTATCTAAAGGTTTTAAAGTTAAAATTTTTGAGAAGAATTTGATTATTGGTGGAAAAACTAATTTACTAAGTCATGATGATTTTAAATTTGATTTAACTGCTTCACTTTTAATGTTTTATAAAGATTATATTGAAATTTTTGATTATTGTAATAAAAATTATAAAAACTACTTTTCTCTTATTCCACTCAATCCGTTATATAAAGTATTCTTTAATGATCAAAGCGTATATAAATTTCCAAATGATTTATCCTCTTTATCATTAACTCTAAGTGAAATTACAAATAATGATGTTAAACAAATCTCTGGTTATTTTAATTTTTTATCTTATAGCTATGAGAAATACAATCTTTCTAACAAGTATTTTTTAAATAAAAGCTTTATAAAACAAATTAATTTCTTTAATCCATTAACATTATGTAAAGGACTTGAATTACACCCACTCCCTTCTGCTTATAAATGTTGTAGGAAATATATTTATAACAAAAAATTACTACATTACCTTATGTTTCAAACTATGTATATTGGAGTATCACCTTATGAATCATCAAATATATATAATGCAATACCGGCTGTATCTCAAATAGAAGGATTATATCATATAGAAGGTGGAATGTACTCATATATAAAAGCTTTAGAGAAACTCATCTTAGAACAAGATGGAACAATTTATACTTCATCTCCTGTTGATGAAATACTATTTGATAATAATAAAGCAGTTGGTGTTGTAGTTAATGGTAAAAAAATTGATTGCGATATAGTTATTTGTAGTAGTGATTATTCTTATACTATAGATAATCTTATTAAAGATAAAGAAATAAAAAAATTCATTAAACCCGTAAAAGATATGGACTATTCTTGCTCAACTTTTATTTTATACTTAGCTCTAAATAAAAAGTATCCCACTCTCGAAGTCAATAATATTTATATAAATAAAAACTTTAAAAATAATATTAATTCGTGTTTTAAAGGTGAACTATCAATAGATCCTTCCCTTTACATTTATTGTCCTAGTGCCATAGACTCTACTGTTTGCCCTAGTGGATGTGAAACTATTAATGTAATTGTTAGAGTTCCAAATTTATTAGAAGGTAATATTATTTGGAATGTAGAAACGATTAAAAACATGAGTGAAAAACTTTTAAATATTTTATCATCTATAAAAGGTGTTGAAGATATTAGAGAACATATATTATTTCAAGATTATTTAACCCCAGTAGTCCTAAAAGATAACTTTAATACTTATGGTGGTTCTGCATTTGCTCTAAGCCACACATTAAAACAGACGAATATCTTTAGACCTCAGTGTGAAATTCCACATATTAAAAATCTATTTTTTACTGGTGCTTCAATTCATCCTGGAAATGGTGTTTCTATGGTAATCAAATCTTCAAAAATTTGCATGGATAATATTCTGAAAGTTCTTTGA
- a CDS encoding YhcH/YjgK/YiaL family protein has translation MICENMRSRNNYSSINNNFEKAFEFLKSNDLKALAVGKYEIQGEEIFALVQEYTTQNQEEKKWESHEKYIDIQLIVEGQEIMGYTSVEGLEVEEDLRPESDMIFYKETLNGSNIKFTNGDYAIFFPEDAHKPGCAVGECSKIRKVVVKVACK, from the coding sequence ATGATTTGTGAAAACATGAGAAGTAGAAATAACTATTCAAGTATTAACAATAATTTTGAGAAGGCTTTTGAATTTTTAAAAAGCAATGATTTAAAAGCGTTAGCAGTAGGGAAATATGAAATACAAGGAGAAGAAATATTTGCACTTGTACAAGAATATACTACACAAAATCAAGAAGAAAAAAAATGGGAGTCTCATGAAAAATATATAGACATTCAATTAATAGTTGAAGGACAAGAAATTATGGGATATACGTCAGTAGAAGGATTAGAAGTTGAAGAAGACTTAAGACCAGAAAGTGATATGATATTTTATAAGGAAACTTTAAATGGTTCTAATATTAAATTTACTAATGGTGATTACGCAATTTTCTTTCCAGAAGATGCACATAAACCAGGTTGTGCAGTAGGAGAATGTTCTAAAATAAGAAAAGTAGTAGTAAAAGTTGCATGTAAATAA
- a CDS encoding IS1182 family transposase — translation MYKIKKSYTKDYNEFNDNFQLILPLNLENLIPEDDSVRLLSHVLEGLDYRKLYKAYSSVGRKPAVEPKIMFKIISYAYSQNVYSSRKIEKACKRDINFRWLLQGCKAPDHATISRFRKDYLSNEVIEELFYQQVNYLADQNEVLFENVFIDGTKIEANANRYTFVWKKAIYKNEEKMFNKILTLVENVNLEELKEFSIQKETLINDLDKILEWLLYEKEKRNIEFVHGIGKRKTTIQKWIEQLFEYKERQEKYNFSKTIFSNRNSYSKTDPDATFMHMKDDHMRNGQLKPAYNVQIAVESEYVTGVGIFDDRNDIATLIPMLNNMQEKIGRKYLNVIADSGYESEENYLFLEYNNQTPYIKPQTYEKWKKRSFKNDISKRENMQYDAESDFYVCNNGRKLIPTSIIHRKSASGYKSEVTVYECESCDNCVHKEKCTKAKGNRKMQVSKTFVEKREISYRNITTEIGAKLRMNRSIQVEGAFGVLKSDYEFNRFLTRGKNSVKTEFILLCFGYNINKLHSKIQNGRTQKHLHELKQSA, via the coding sequence ATGTACAAAATAAAGAAATCATACACTAAAGATTATAATGAATTTAATGATAATTTTCAACTTATATTACCATTAAATTTGGAAAATTTAATACCAGAAGATGATTCTGTTCGCTTGCTAAGCCACGTATTGGAGGGATTAGATTACAGAAAGTTGTATAAGGCGTACTCTTCCGTTGGAAGAAAACCGGCAGTGGAACCTAAAATCATGTTCAAAATAATATCGTATGCGTATTCTCAAAATGTTTATTCAAGTAGAAAAATAGAAAAAGCATGTAAAAGAGATATAAATTTTAGATGGCTGCTTCAAGGATGCAAAGCCCCTGATCATGCTACAATTAGTAGATTTCGAAAAGATTATCTTTCAAATGAAGTAATTGAAGAATTATTTTATCAGCAAGTTAATTATTTAGCTGATCAAAATGAAGTATTATTTGAAAATGTATTTATTGATGGTACTAAAATCGAGGCGAATGCCAATCGATATACTTTTGTTTGGAAGAAAGCCATTTACAAAAATGAAGAGAAAATGTTTAATAAAATTCTTACTCTTGTTGAAAATGTCAATCTTGAAGAATTGAAAGAATTTAGTATTCAAAAAGAAACATTGATAAATGATCTCGATAAAATTCTCGAATGGCTTTTATATGAAAAAGAGAAGAGAAACATAGAATTTGTTCATGGAATTGGTAAGAGAAAAACTACAATTCAGAAATGGATAGAGCAACTATTTGAATATAAAGAGAGACAAGAAAAATATAATTTCAGTAAAACCATATTCTCAAATAGAAATAGTTATTCTAAAACTGATCCAGACGCAACTTTCATGCATATGAAAGATGATCATATGAGAAATGGTCAATTAAAGCCAGCATATAATGTACAAATTGCAGTTGAAAGCGAATACGTGACCGGTGTCGGAATATTTGATGATAGAAATGACATAGCAACACTAATACCTATGCTTAATAATATGCAAGAAAAAATTGGTCGTAAATATCTTAATGTGATTGCAGATTCGGGTTATGAAAGCGAAGAAAATTATTTATTTTTAGAATACAATAATCAGACCCCATACATAAAGCCGCAAACTTATGAAAAGTGGAAAAAAAGAAGTTTCAAAAATGATATAAGTAAGCGAGAAAATATGCAATATGATGCTGAATCAGATTTTTATGTTTGCAATAATGGTAGAAAGTTGATTCCGACCTCTATTATTCATAGAAAATCCGCCAGTGGATACAAATCAGAAGTTACTGTTTATGAGTGTGAAAGCTGTGATAATTGTGTTCATAAAGAAAAATGTACAAAAGCAAAAGGAAATAGAAAGATGCAGGTTTCGAAAACTTTTGTAGAAAAGCGTGAAATATCTTATAGAAATATTACAACTGAAATTGGAGCTAAATTAAGAATGAACAGATCTATTCAGGTCGAAGGAGCATTTGGAGTTCTAAAAAGTGACTATGAATTCAATAGATTTTTAACACGTGGAAAAAATAGTGTAAAAACTGAATTTATTTTGCTTTGTTTTGGTTATAACATTAACAAATTGCATTCAAAAATCCAAAACGGAAGAACTCAAAAACATCTTCATGAATTAAAACAATCTGCCTAA
- a CDS encoding cold-shock protein, translating into MPKITGVVKWYDTERGYGFISCNEGEDVFVHHQQVKEKGTDKYLHEDESVTFDIENSEKGPMAINVQKL; encoded by the coding sequence ATGCCTAAAATAACTGGTGTAGTTAAGTGGTATGATACAGAAAGAGGATATGGATTTATATCTTGTAATGAAGGAGAGGATGTTTTTGTACATCATCAACAAGTCAAAGAAAAAGGTACTGATAAATATTTACATGAAGATGAAAGTGTGACCTTTGATATTGAAAATAGTGAAAAAGGACCTATGGCTATAAACGTTCAAAAATTGTAA
- a CDS encoding CoA-disulfide reductase has protein sequence MRKKIIIVGGVAGGASTAARLRRLDENAEIIMVEKGEYISFANCGLPYYIGETIDERGKLIVQTVEEMSEKFNLDIRNLNEVLSIDKENKKVKIKNYKTDEEYEENYDVLVLSPGAAPLKPQIPGINECDNLFTLRNIPDTDKIKYYVDNYKPKHATVIGGGFIGLEMAENLHARGIEITLVEASEQVMAPLDIEMASIIHEHLIDKNVELILKDGVTGFENNGKKIILSSGKELVTDMIILSIGVKPETKIAKEANLNLNQRGAIVVDKLMKTSDTSIYALGDAVEVMDFVNKKPTMIPLAWPANRQGRIVADNICGKNVEYKGTLGSSVAKVFDYTVATTGNNEKTLKRLGIEYEAIHIHPGSHAGYYPGSFPIDFKMLFDPKSGKIFGAQGVGLDGVEKRIDVLATAIKGNLTVLDLQDVEPCYAPPYNSAKDPVNMLGYYASNIIEGLTKTIQWHEIDKLDKDNSLIIDVREEFELVTSGLDNSVHIPLGKLRDRLSEIPRDKKIYATCQVGLRGYIACRILEQNGIKCTNIDGGIKTYINVKRAEESIKNQYRNSKKIKDEVAVMKLDDLDITEINANITLNACGLQCPGPIKRVFEEINKMEDGNVLQVKASDPGFSKDIKSWCSSTGNTLLKSEFDNKEKAFVAYIQKGTGAIEKVPSPKAVEKNGATLVVFSGDLDKAIASFIIATGAASMGKEVTMFFTFWGLNILKSKDKPSVAKDTMERMFDVMLPAHPGKLPLSQMNMMGMGPAMIKQIMKKHNVDDLETLIKNAIDMGVKVVACAMSMDLMGIKKEEFIDGVEIGGVASYLGSTEGSGLNLFI, from the coding sequence ATGAGGAAAAAGATTATTATTGTTGGTGGGGTTGCAGGTGGTGCATCGACAGCAGCTAGGCTTAGAAGATTAGATGAAAATGCTGAAATAATCATGGTGGAAAAAGGTGAATATATATCTTTTGCTAACTGTGGACTTCCGTATTATATAGGGGAAACTATTGATGAAAGAGGAAAATTAATAGTCCAAACAGTAGAGGAAATGAGTGAAAAGTTTAATTTAGATATAAGAAATTTAAATGAAGTTTTAAGTATAGATAAAGAAAATAAAAAAGTTAAAATAAAAAATTACAAAACAGATGAGGAATATGAAGAAAATTATGATGTTTTAGTTTTATCACCAGGAGCAGCTCCATTAAAACCACAAATACCTGGAATAAATGAATGTGATAATTTATTTACTCTTAGAAATATACCGGATACAGATAAAATTAAATATTATGTAGATAATTATAAGCCTAAACACGCAACTGTAATAGGAGGAGGATTTATAGGTCTTGAAATGGCTGAAAACCTTCATGCTAGAGGAATTGAAATTACACTTGTAGAAGCAAGTGAGCAAGTAATGGCTCCTCTTGATATAGAAATGGCAAGTATAATACATGAACATTTAATTGATAAAAATGTTGAATTAATATTAAAAGATGGTGTAACTGGCTTTGAAAACAATGGGAAAAAGATAATATTAAGTAGTGGAAAAGAATTAGTAACTGATATGATAATTTTATCAATTGGTGTTAAACCAGAAACAAAAATTGCAAAGGAAGCTAATCTTAACTTAAATCAAAGAGGAGCTATTGTAGTTGATAAACTTATGAAAACTTCTGATACTAGCATTTATGCTTTAGGAGATGCAGTAGAAGTTATGGATTTTGTAAATAAAAAGCCTACAATGATTCCACTTGCATGGCCTGCTAATAGACAAGGAAGAATAGTTGCAGATAACATATGTGGAAAAAATGTTGAATATAAAGGTACCCTTGGTTCATCAGTAGCTAAGGTCTTTGATTATACAGTAGCTACAACTGGCAATAATGAAAAGACATTAAAGAGATTAGGAATAGAATATGAAGCTATTCATATTCATCCAGGCTCTCATGCAGGATATTATCCAGGCTCGTTCCCTATAGATTTTAAGATGTTATTTGATCCAAAGTCAGGAAAAATATTTGGGGCTCAAGGTGTAGGTCTTGATGGAGTTGAAAAGCGTATAGATGTACTTGCTACAGCTATAAAAGGTAATCTTACAGTTTTGGATTTGCAAGATGTGGAACCTTGCTATGCACCTCCATATAATTCAGCTAAAGATCCAGTTAATATGCTTGGATATTATGCATCAAATATTATAGAAGGACTTACGAAGACAATTCAGTGGCATGAAATAGATAAATTGGACAAAGATAATTCTCTAATAATTGATGTAAGAGAAGAATTTGAGTTAGTTACAAGCGGTTTAGATAATTCTGTTCATATTCCATTAGGAAAACTTCGAGATAGATTAAGTGAAATACCACGAGATAAGAAAATATATGCTACATGCCAGGTTGGACTTAGAGGATATATTGCTTGTAGAATCCTTGAGCAAAATGGAATCAAATGCACTAATATAGATGGCGGCATAAAGACATATATTAATGTAAAGAGGGCAGAAGAAAGTATTAAAAACCAATATAGAAACAGTAAAAAAATAAAAGATGAGGTAGCAGTAATGAAATTAGATGATTTAGATATAACAGAAATAAATGCTAATATTACTTTAAATGCATGTGGACTTCAATGTCCAGGACCAATAAAAAGAGTATTTGAAGAAATTAATAAAATGGAAGATGGGAATGTTCTACAAGTTAAGGCAAGCGATCCTGGGTTTAGTAAGGATATAAAATCATGGTGTAGTTCAACTGGAAACACTTTATTAAAATCGGAATTTGATAATAAGGAAAAAGCCTTTGTAGCTTATATACAAAAAGGAACAGGAGCAATTGAAAAAGTCCCTTCACCAAAAGCTGTAGAAAAAAATGGAGCAACATTAGTAGTATTTAGTGGAGATTTAGATAAGGCAATAGCTTCATTTATAATAGCTACAGGAGCAGCATCTATGGGTAAAGAAGTGACTATGTTCTTCACCTTCTGGGGACTTAATATATTAAAGAGCAAAGATAAGCCAAGTGTTGCGAAAGATACTATGGAAAGAATGTTTGATGTTATGTTACCAGCACATCCAGGAAAATTACCATTATCACAAATGAACATGATGGGAATGGGTCCTGCAATGATAAAACAAATAATGAAAAAGCATAATGTTGATGATTTAGAAACTCTAATAAAAAATGCTATAGATATGGGTGTTAAAGTAGTTGCGTGTGCAATGAGTATGGATTTAATGGGAATAAAAAAAGAAGAATTTATAGATGGAGTTGAAATAGGTGGAGTTGCTTCCTATTTAGGATCAACAGAAGGCTCTGGATTAAACTTATTTATTTAA